The genomic region CCAAATTTCAAAAGAAACTACATCATTATAAAATGGCAAAATTAGATCAAGATTTTTTCGATTCGCTTGACCGGTTACTGTAGTATCATTAATTACTATAATATTATTAACTTTAGAATTAATCTGAAGTGCTACATCAATTGTCCCTTTTAAGTCGTAGGACTCTACTACACCAGTGAATAAGTCATGGTTTTCAATCATAGACTCCTCAAAATAATTTACACCACAAAAAATCGCTGGTACATTCTTAAATATTTTATCATGGTACATCTTTACAAAATTAAATGCTACATCATCAGTAGAGATAACTAAATCAAATTGTTTATTCTTATACTTTCTAATAAGAAGCTCATATAAATGTTGAAGATACACGGGATCAGTATTTCTTTGTACATCCATAAATTCATAAGTGAATTCGATATTGTCCATACTGGCATCTAATTTGGATTTAATACCTAATTCTAAATCATCAGTCCACTTTAGTCCCTTATTATATGAATTCAGAATAAGTATTTGTTTTTTTGATGGCTTAGCAACATTAATGACTATGCTATTTTGCGGAAGTAATTCTAACGGGATATTATGCTTCTCCAACTGCTTAAAATCAAATTCATAGCTCGTTGTTTTTTCAGTAACAACAGGTATATTTGACGGATGTTCTCCGTTTAAAATCCTAATTGCAATTTCAGCAGCGGTTTTACCTTGATAGAAACCACTTGTTAACTTACCACCAACAATACCATGACCTAAAGTGAAGTTCCAAACACTATAAATGGGGATCGAACAATTTTGCTCTATCATTGAAACAGCTTCATAATAATCATAGTGATTACCCTGATTATCTTTAAAATAGATCAAATACAAAATAATACTATTTTGAGGTAAACTATTTACTGAATTAATAATTTCCCTAAGGTTTTCCTCATCAAGCTTAATGAAATCTAATCTATCAGAGTATTCAGGTATTACATTTGAGAATTCCCTCATAATTGATACACCCGTTGTTGTATCATCAACTACATAATATACTGTTTTAGTTTCGGGATGGAGTTTAATTGCAGTATCAATTGTTGCACCAATATCAAAACCTTCCACAACACCGGTATACGAACTATGGTTATTAATCATTTGTTGTTCAAAATAATTTACACCACAAAAAACAACAGGAGTATTTGGAAACAGCTGGTCTCCATATTTTAAAAGGAATTCAAAAGCAGCATCATCAGATGAGATAATCAAATCAAAATTTCTATCACTAAATTTATATCTATAAGTATCCAAAAGGAGTTGTAAATACTGACTATCCACT from Serpentinicella alkaliphila harbors:
- a CDS encoding ABC transporter substrate binding protein, with product MKKYYKILSLALALLFITNFSYINVQAYSSSTLETKTVLFINSYHSGYKWSDDIFDGIKSVLNSDYANIKLQVEYMDTQRVVDSQYLQLLLDTYRYKFSDRNFDLIISSDDAAFEFLLKYGDQLFPNTPVVFCGVNYFEQQMINNHSSYTGVVEGFDIGATIDTAIKLHPETKTVYYVVDDTTTGVSIMREFSNVIPEYSDRLDFIKLDEENLREIINSVNSLPQNSIILYLIYFKDNQGNHYDYYEAVSMIEQNCSIPIYSVWNFTLGHGIVGGKLTSGFYQGKTAAEIAIRILNGEHPSNIPVVTEKTTSYEFDFKQLEKHNIPLELLPQNSIVINVAKPSKKQILILNSYNKGLKWTDDLELGIKSKLDASMDNIEFTYEFMDVQRNTDPVYLQHLYELLIRKYKNKQFDLVISTDDVAFNFVKMYHDKIFKNVPAIFCGVNYFEESMIENHDLFTGVVESYDLKGTIDVALQINSKVNNIIVINDTTVTGQANRKNLDLILPFYNDVVSFEIWDNYNMPEIQEKVKTINHDSIILLLSFNRDKSNNNFSYDESISLISKNASVPIYGVWDFYLGKGLLGGVLTSGFTHGQTVGDMAISILSGEKPSEIPVVIDSPNIYMFDYSVLKKFNLSMRNLPNGSIVINKPNSIIDYYTNNKKVFVSLVSIFTSLCIIVLLMYINIRSRKIAEEKERYFALTDSLTGVPNRRAGIEHLNKQIKKSQESTFQTTICFIDVNDLKVINDTFGHREGDNLLTVVCQLIKSTLREVDMLCRFAGDEFLIIFDDLSLEEAKNTLELIITSIEEYNLTGSSPYNISISYGFSQYQEDCESIDDLIEKADNAMYENKSSNRNLL